In Balaenoptera musculus isolate JJ_BM4_2016_0621 chromosome 19, mBalMus1.pri.v3, whole genome shotgun sequence, one genomic interval encodes:
- the PDP2 gene encoding pyruvate dehydrogenase [acetyl-transferring]-phosphatase 2, mitochondrial: MSSTVSYWIFNSARNSIATLQGGQRLYSRYASNRIKSKWRLFPQGPVTLKNNASCGGIALQKAYRHTSTEEDDFHLPLSPEQVNEVLRAGESAHKILDLVSGVPSSVLRFESNQLAANFPVEDRGGVAACLQTNGLMFGVFDGHGGHACAQAVSERLFYYVAVSLMSQQTLEQMEGAMESMKPLLPILQWLKHPGDSIYKDVTSVHLDHLRVYWQELLNLHMEMGLNIEEALMYSFQRLDSDISLEIQAALEDEMTRNLSLQVAFSGATACMAHVDGVHLHVANAGDCRAILGVQEDNGMWSCLPLTRDHNAWNPTELSRLTREHPESEHRTVIMDNRLLGVLMPCRAFGDVQLKWSKELQRSVLERGFDTEALNIYQFTPPNYYTPPYLTARPEVTYHRLRPQDKFLVLASDGLWDVLGNEDVVRLVVEHLAEVCRHKPDLAQRPANLGLMQSLLLQRKAQGLHATDQNAATRLIRYAIGNNEYGEMEPERLSAMLTLPEDLARMYRDDISVTVVYFNSDSIGASYKGS, from the coding sequence ATGTCAAGTACTGTGTCCTACTGGATTTTCAATTCTGCAAGAAACAGCATTGCCACATTACAAGGGGGACAACGTTTATATTCAAGGTATGCCTCAAATAGGATTAAATCAAAATGGAGGCTCTTTCCCCAGGGGCCAGTCACCCTAAAAAACAATGCCTCATGTGGTGGCATTGCTCTGCAGAAAGCCTATAGACACACATCAACAGAGGAAGATGATTTCCACTTGCCACTCAGCCCTGAGCAGGTAAATGAAGTGCTGCGAGCCGGTGAGTCGGCCCACAAGATTCTTGACCTTGTCAGTGGAGTCCCAAGTTCGGTGTTGCGGTTTGAGAGCAACCAGCTGGCTGCCAATTTCCCAGTGGAGGACCGGGGAGGTGTAGCCGCCTGCCTGCAGACCAATGGGCTGATGTTTGGTGTCTTCGATGGACATGGTGGCCACGCATGTGCTCAAGCAGTGAGCGAGAGGCTCTTCTACTATGTGGCAGTGTCACTGATGTCCCAGCAGACGCTGGAGCAGATGGAGGGGGCGATGGAAAGCATGAAGCCCCTGCTGCCCATTCTGCAGTGGCTCAAGCACCCAGGGGACAGTATCTACAAGGATGTCACGTCAGTGCACCTTGATCACCTCCGTGTCTACTGGCAGGAGCTGCTGAACCTGCACATGGAAATGGGGCTGAACATTGAGGAAGCATTAATGTACTCCTTCCAGAGGCTGGATTCTGACATCTCGCTAGAGATCCAGGCCGCCCTGGAAGATGAGATGACCAGGAACCTTTCACTCCAGGTTGCTTTCTCAGGGGCAACAGCTTGCATGGCCCATGTCGATGGAGTTCACTTGCATGTGGCAAACGCTGGTGACTGCCGGGCCATCCTTGGTGTCCAGGAAGACAATGGCATGTGGTCTTGTCTGCCCCTCACCCGGGACCACAATGCCTGGAACCCAACCGAGCTGTCACGGCTAACGAGGGAGCATCCTGAGTCAGAGCACAGGACAGTCATCATGGACAACAGGCTGCTGGGTGTCCTCATGCCCTGCAGGGCCTTCGGGGACGTCCAGCTGAAGTGGAGTAAAGAGCTGCAGCGCAGTGTCCTGGAGCGGGGCTTTGACACCGAGGCCCTCAACATTTACCAGTTCACCCCCCCAAACTACTACACTCCACCTTACCTGACAGCCAGGCCTGAGGTCACATACCACAGGCTGAGGCCCCAGGATAAGTTCCTTGTGCTGGCCTCTGACGGCCTGTGGGATGTGCTGGGCAATGAGGATGTGGTGAGGCTGGTGGTGGAGCACCTGGCTGAAGTGTGTCGGCACAAGCCAGACCTGGCCCAGAGACCTGCCAACCTGGGACTCATGCAGAGCCTGCTGCTGCAGAGGAAAGCCCAGGGGCTCCACGCCACCGACCAAAACGCAGCCACACGTCTGATCAGATACGCCATAGGGAACAACGAGTACGGGGAGATGGAGCCCGAGCGGCTGTCGGCGATGCTGACGTTGCCGGAGGACTTGGCAAGGATGTACAGGGATGATATCTCTGTCACTGTGGTGTATTTTAACTCAGACTCGATTGGTGCATCTTACAAGGGGAGTTAA